A section of the Phaseolus vulgaris cultivar G19833 chromosome 8, P. vulgaris v2.0, whole genome shotgun sequence genome encodes:
- the LOC137824886 gene encoding uncharacterized protein codes for MEEVVAEAMEEAKAEQEKLIAEARAEQLLRQDQLMVEIDASQANSEELRKANEKLFTDREISSVIVQEQNKAQKPVYFVSKVLQGPETCYQAIEKVAFVVVFAVWRLRHYFQSFIVIVMTNLPIRMVLQKPDIASQMVRCAVELSAFDVQYEPRGTIKGQWVLSRDGSSNQQESGDGVILEGSSGLLIEQALRFAFKANNNQAEYEALIVGMLLAKELGARSLLVKRDSLLVTGQVTASTCPKRTKFPTRLVVPTGELGERRLQRSVIQETLKSPRTIAEGIAEVKHVETLGVSSKQGRRHRSLTQEKLKVPRINTYDLLGDGLLEVLQVDTLETWITPYQCYLVDGLLLVEPIEAKTIKRNVGKYTLVDGKLFHHSYTHPVLTCVSGDQCTCIIAELHEGLCGSHIEVELVAQITAHKVQHFVWNNIICRFGIPRHLVSDNGSEFASQQLCKLCTELGIKQVFASMEHPHTNGQVESANRVLLRGLKRRLEKANGTWSEEVPRIL; via the exons ATGGAAGAAGTAGTGGCGGAGGCAATGGAAGAAGCTAAAGCTGAACAGGAAAAGCTTATTGCAGAAGCTCGAGCTGAGCAGCTACTCAGGCAAGATCAGTTGATGGTAGAGATAGATGCTTCACAAGCAAATAGTGAGGAACTACGCAAGGCCAATGAGAAATTGT TCACAGATCGAGAAATCAGCTCGGTCATTGTGCAAGAACAAAACAAGGCCCAGAAGCCTGTCtactttgtgagcaaggtgctgcaagggcCAGAGACGTGTTATCAGGCTATTGAGAAGGTTGCTTTTGTGGTGGTATTCGCAGTTTGGCGACTTCGCCATTACTTCCAAAGCTTCATTGTAATAGTTATGACTAATCTGCCCATCCGCATGGTCCTTCAGAAGCCCGACATAGCAAGTCAGATGGTTCGTTGCGCTGTTGAGTTGTCTGCGTTTGACGTGCAGTATGAACCCCGGGGGACTATCAAAGGTCAG TGGGTCCTTTCAAGGGATGGGTCTTCTAACCAACAAGAGAGTGGTGATGGGGTTATTCTAGAAGGGTCAAGTGGGttgttgatcgagcaggcccttaggtttgccttcaaagctaacAACAATCAAGctgaatatgaagccctgatagttGGGATGTTGTTGGCTAAGGAATTGGGGGCTCGAAGCTTGTTGGTGAAGAGGGACTCGTTACTGGTTACTGGGCAGGTCACAG CTAGTACATGTCCCAAGAGAACAAAATTTCCAACCAGACTTGTTGTCCCAACTGGCGAGCTCGGGGAAAGGAGGTTGCAAAGGTcagtcattcaggagaccttaaAGTCGCCTAGGACTATTGCGGAGGGGATAGCAGAGGTCAAGCATGTAGAAACCTTGGGGGTGAGCTCGAAACAAGGGAGGAGGCATCGGTCGTTGACACAAGAGAAATTGAAGGTGCCAAGGATAAACACCTACGATTTGCTGGGAGATGGGTTGTTGGAGGTTCTGCAAGTCGACACGTTGGAgacctggataacgccatatCAATGTTACCTAGTTGATGGTTTGCTTCTAGTAGAGCCTATAGAGGCAAAGACGATTAAGAGGAATGTGGGGAAGTACACCCTTGTGGATGGAAAGTTGTTTCACCACAGTTATACCCATCCCGTCCTCACTTGTGTAAGTGGGGATCAGTGTACTTGCATCATTGCGGAACTCCATGAAGGCCTTTGTGGGAGTCAT ATAGAGGTTGAGCTAGTTGCACAGATAACTGCCCATAAGGTGCAGCACTTTGTGTGGAATAACATCATATGCCGCTTTGGGATCCCTAGACATTTGGTGTCTGATAATGGAAGCGAGTTTGCAAGTCAGCAATTATGCAAGCTATGCACGGAGCTCGGCATcaaacaagtatttgcatctaTGGAGCATCCTCACACAAATGGCcaggtcgagtctgccaacaGAGTCTTGCTcagaggattgaagaggaggttggagaaggccaaTGGGACCTGGTCAGAGGAGGTTCCTCGAATATTGTAG